In the Calditrichota bacterium genome, GAGCGATCCGAAAACACTATTGCGCAATCCGGCGATCATTCCGTTTCAGAATCTCGCGGTGAATTTTGGAATGCGGATACTAAACTATGGTTTTTTGGCGGATGATCCTGCCGGCATCAGATATACTTATAATACAACAAGCTATCCGGATTTACTGGGTACAGGCATTGCAATTGGTTTTCTGGCGCAGACGTTCAATGCCGTTCTTTACTCGCAATCCGAATTTGGTCTTGCAGCAGCTTATTCCATTGGTGAGGCAGTTTCCGTCGGCGTGACTACGCGATTTCGCAATCACACTTTTGACCAAAGCAAAATGGATCTGGTAAATCCAAATGACCCCATTTTTGCCAACGGAACCGGGCAGTGGAATGCAAGCTTTGACGCCGGTTTAGTCATCAGCCCCATGGAGGAATTATCCATTGGCGTAAGCGTCTGTAATCTGAATAAACCTGATCTCTCCTTAGCAAATGCCGGTGCAAGATTGCCGCGAGAATTTTCTTTCGGCGGAAAATATTTGTACCGTAATTTTGGTTTTTCTCTGTTTGGAAATTATTACAATGAAAAAATTGCTATTGGCTTAATGACCGAGGCAAATATAAAAAACCGTTTTATTTTCCGCGCCGGTTACCTCGGCGGCGATGATTGCATTACTGCTGAAACGCAAATTAACATGTTCAAAGGACTTGGTTTGACCTATCGGTTCGATTATCCTCTGAATGAGATGAATAGTTTTGGCAGCGGCACGCATCAACTGGAATTGACCTGGAATATGCGCTACAATCCGTTATACGCTTATGACATTCAAGCCTCATGCGATACTGTGGTAGTGGTTGCGGAAACGCCCATTATTCGGATTAGTAAGAATGCGATAACTGATTCGATTTTGAAAATTATTGAACCCAAAGATTTGCTTTTCAGCGATCAACTTAATGAGAAATTGTACGTTCCGGTCAAAGACGGCGGTCTGCCGCTTGACGCGCTCGAAGAAGACACATCATTTTATAAGACTGCCGCTATTTTTAAGCATAATTTTGACGACATCAAGGACTACACGGAGAGGACGGGCAAACGGATTCCGGTGCGCATTACTTACAACGATGCGGTCACTGGCGAACGGGCGGTGTTGTTAAGAAAATTTTTTATTGATAGTTTGAAGATTCCGCCGGAAGACATTCAGTTTGCGATGGAGAAGCCTTTGGATCAGCTTGATTCGTTGGATGCGGCGAGAATGGATAGCATAAAAGAACTCATTTCTATGGCGGACACGGCGTTTGCTGTGGATGGGTATATCGAAATTTCAGGCCCGACTATCGAAAAAATGGAACCAAGTTCCATAATTTTTCAGATATCTGGGATCAGACGGCGCAATGTATCCAAGTGGCGAATTATGATCACTGATTTCCTGGGCAGGAAAGTGCATGAGATTGCCGGTTATCATAGCGTGGAGCCGGAAGTCCCCTGGGATGGCTTCACCGCAGATGGACATCTATTGAGAACGGGCGATTTTTTCTACCAATTTCAATATTCTTTGGGCGGAAAGCGCTGGGTTCCCAAAAAGCCCAAGCGCCATCGCATCGCTTTTCGCATGATTAAAAGGTCTCATATTATTGAGATCAAAAGAGAACAAATTAAAAAATTTGGTTTACTCAAGAGCATCGTGATAATATTGAAAAATCCTTTGGAGGTCGAAAAACGCTTAAATCAATAAGTGAGTTTGAACACGAGACATAGGTCTTATTCAGATGCTATTCGTTGGCTATTTATAATGAGTAGCATCTATTTATTATGCAGCAGCATGGAGAAATTTCAACTCGTTATAACATTTGAGGGAGGAAAAATGAAACGGGTGATTTTACTGATTTTTTTGATCCTGGCAACGTCGGCGGTCATTTTAAATGTCATCGTTTTGGCACAACAGAAATCGGCAGCTACAGAAACACAAAATAGCGATACAACCGGGCTTAAGACTGCCGGCAAATCAGCTCCCGGGCGCGACACCAGTTCACAGGACAGTGGGAAAAGAGGCTTTTCAGCCAATGTTTTATTGGATCTATTTAAAGAAGCTGAAGTCTTCGGCTATTTTTTGGCTTTAGATTTCATCCTTGGCGTGGTTTTCTTATTTCAACAAATCCTTGTTCTAAACCGCGAAATGAAAGACGCTCGCAAAATTCCTATCGATCAAATTAAACGTCTCGGATATGAAGAAATCGAAAAGATGTTCAAACAGGTGAAAGAAGATGAGCCAATTTCTGTTGACGAAGAAAAAGATGAAATGGAGAGGCTCCCTTTGCTCAAAAGGCTATTCATGCGCAAAAAAGCCTCCGCGTTTCAACTGGCACATCGGTTGTTTCTCGTTTTCGAAAATAAGCGGTCAACAGCAGAGTTCAATGAAATCACCTCTAATTTTGTACAATATTTGAAAGACATGTTTAATCCGTTTCTCACGCGGCTGGCTTTTTTGTCCGACACTGCCGGCGCGCTTGGACTATTGGGTACAGTTTGGGGGATGTTTATGGTGTTCCATCGCGGTTCTCCGGATCAGTCGGAGATTTTAAAGGGCATGGGCGTCGCCTTATCGACAACCATTATCGGTCTGGTTATCAGTATCATCCTTAATTCGCTGACTACTCTTGCGAACAACAAATTTGATCGTCATTTAGCGACAATTAATCGCGTCAGTGAAGTGTTACAAGAAAGGCTGATGAAAGACGAGATCTTCCAGTCGGGAGGTCCGGCTCAAGTTGTCCTTGATGCGGATGCGCTGACGAGAATTCGCGAGCAAACGCCGGCCGCCGGCTCTGCGAAGCCTGATGGCAAGAGCAGTGAAGAAAAAGTAACGCCGAAAAAGCGGCGAAAAATTCTTATGCCTTCGGAAATAAAAATTGTCTCCGGCAATAACCAGGTCGCCGAAGTCGGCAGCGAGCTCCCGCAACCCATTGTCGTAGAAGTCATCGATGAAGATGGTAACCCATTGGAAGGCCAGGAAGTTGCCTTTGTGGCGCAAGAAGGCGCCGGAAATTTCCCGAATGATAGCCGGGTGCGCAAAATTCTCACTAATGAAGAAGGTCGCGCGGAAACGGCTTTTTCTCTGGGAAAAAAGGCGGGCGAAAAGAAAATTACCATTACTTTGGACAGCGCAGAAGTCCAACCCAAGTCCCTGTTAGTGATGGCTAAACCTGCTTCTGCGGCTAAACTCGTCGATGTTGACGGCAATTATCAAACAGGCGAGTTAGGGAAGCGTTTGCCCCGACCATTTATTGTTGCGGTGCGAGACAAATTTGACAATCCGATCCCTCGCTATGAAGTGAATTTTTCTCTCAGTCGGGGGAGCGGAAAATTTCAAGACTCACAAAATGCCCATTTGCTGGCTTATACGAATGAATCCGGGTTTGTAGAAGTTTATTTTATCATTGGCAATGAACGCGGCGCAAGAGATATTGAGATTGAAGCCAAAAAAGTAAATCCGTCAAAAATTAATTATGAAATTTTTGCGGTGTAATTTTTACTTAAAAATTTGAACTTTTAAAATTTGTGAGGGGAAAAATGTCTGGCAGCGGGGTTATTATCCGTTTGATTGACATTGTTTTGCTGCTTTTGTTCGGATTTATCGCCATTAGCGAGATAGAAAAAAAGAGTCCGGTAAAATTGCCACAAAGTGTCGCTCGTGTGAAAAATAAGCAAGAGGAGGATGAACTGCTTATTTTAGGAATAACATTGAATGAAAATAAGAAGCTGACATTTATTGTTGAAGCTGAAGATGCAACTTTGCCGTCTTTGCGAAGCGTGAAAGATAAAATTCTGCGGCGACGAAAAACTTTGGCCGAAGAATTTGATCGTAAATTGAAAGTGCGCATTCGTTCGGATTGGAATTTACCAATCAAATATACCATGAAAATTGCCAAGTTTTGTCAGAAAAATAATATCCCTGTGGGGATGGATGTAGAAACAAAAAGCAGAAAATTTTAGATCATGATTCCGGTGGAGCAAAAAAGTGAAACGTAATGGTACGATTATTCGTCTGATCGACGTGGTGATGATTCTTCTTCTTGGCTTTCTCTCTATCAGCGATATTGTGCATAAAAATGAAATAAAATTGCCAACCGGGCGTAAGAAAACTAAATCTCCGCAACAAAGCAAACTCTTGCGTCTCAGGATACAGATCGTACACAGCGATTCGACCATTGACAGCTTGCAGAACAATAATTCTCGTATTGCGAAAAGCCAGCAATTCATCACATATTCTGTCAGCGGAGATGAGAAGTCATTTCGAATTCGCAATCTGGATCAGTTAGAGGATGAACTCAAAAAAACGAAAGCAATGTATGATTCGATGTTGGTGATTATCGCGCCGGACTCCAACTCAATCGTGCAGGGAACAATTAATCTGATCGATATTTGCCGTAGGAACCACTTCAAGCGGATGTTCGATTATCCAAAACAATAGTCAATCTGTCTGATTGGCATGTTTAGAAATTTCAATTTGTCGCAATGAATTTGGTTTTTGGGGCGGATAAAATTTTGGTGAGATATTATGAAATACAAATATGAGCTAAACTGGTGGGATCATTATGATCAAGACCGCTGGATCACTTCATACATCATTTCCGCTTTTGTGGTCTTGTTTGCTTTTTTTGTGTTAAAAAGCATCAACATTCCCAAATTACCCAAAAAGATGTTACCCCCAGAAGATTTGGTTTTTTACGAAGAGCCGGTGCAGAAAAAAATTATGCCCAAACAAATTCAACGTCAGCAGCAGCCGGTGCAGCAGGAAATATTTGAAAAAGATCCGGAAATCATCATCCCTGTACCTGCACCACCGGAACCAACGACGAATTTGCCTCAGAATATGCCAAGTTCAGATAATTTTCAGGTGTTTGAAAACCAAAGTCAGGACATGCCGCAAAGTATGCCCGAGATGCAACTCGCCGACGGGGAAATGGTTCCTGCTGAAGATGATGCGCCCCTGGAAATCCCTACAGGTTTCGAATCTGAATGGACTCAAGAGAACGCAATAACGAAAATCACGACAAAACATGGCGACCAGTCAAATGTCGATGTGAGTAGCGGCATTTCAACCACCATACGAATGGAACAAAAGAACAATAAAGTGCAGTTTTCCGGTTTTCGTGGTGAAATTGATTGGAGTGAAATCTTGGATCCTTTGTTGGGCTGGATTGGAAAAAACAATATGGATATCGGACTGATTCCCAGAAAAAAATTGACGCGCAAAGACAAGACAATGAAAACAACGAGAAAAAATTTGATAATAGACGGAAAAAAGTTTGAAATTCTCCTCGCTAGCAAGGAATCTAGGCGTCAGGTGACGATTTGCATGATAGACAAAAATACCAACGAATATGTGCTTTTGGTGGACCAGGGATTGACTAAAACGAGCAGCCTTTTCGAGTTGGGAACAATCGAGCGCGATAAAAATGGTCAGGTCGTCAGATTTAAATATAGCCAGAAAAGCGCTAATAGCGATATCGCAAAAAAGAGAATGGCGCAGTTTTGGGGATGGGCGAAAACGTTGCATTGATGTCGTCGAGCTTCGCTAAATTGTTCATATTTTCTGCTTGTCAATGAAGCGACTTGTTATTGCATTC is a window encoding:
- a CDS encoding type IX secretion system membrane protein PorP/SprF; translated protein: MKAQNLQKAIIIVILIGLFQALGAQELIRNNPADRSDPKTLLRNPAIIPFQNLAVNFGMRILNYGFLADDPAGIRYTYNTTSYPDLLGTGIAIGFLAQTFNAVLYSQSEFGLAAAYSIGEAVSVGVTTRFRNHTFDQSKMDLVNPNDPIFANGTGQWNASFDAGLVISPMEELSIGVSVCNLNKPDLSLANAGARLPREFSFGGKYLYRNFGFSLFGNYYNEKIAIGLMTEANIKNRFIFRAGYLGGDDCITAETQINMFKGLGLTYRFDYPLNEMNSFGSGTHQLELTWNMRYNPLYAYDIQASCDTVVVVAETPIIRISKNAITDSILKIIEPKDLLFSDQLNEKLYVPVKDGGLPLDALEEDTSFYKTAAIFKHNFDDIKDYTERTGKRIPVRITYNDAVTGERAVLLRKFFIDSLKIPPEDIQFAMEKPLDQLDSLDAARMDSIKELISMADTAFAVDGYIEISGPTIEKMEPSSIIFQISGIRRRNVSKWRIMITDFLGRKVHEIAGYHSVEPEVPWDGFTADGHLLRTGDFFYQFQYSLGGKRWVPKKPKRHRIAFRMIKRSHIIEIKREQIKKFGLLKSIVIILKNPLEVEKRLNQ